Proteins found in one Labrenzia sp. VG12 genomic segment:
- a CDS encoding cupin domain-containing protein, translated as MTETRAEIRLPTEDLAKDLPFFTRVLKMRLDMIYPADNPEIAVFSGHGLRVRVEKGAPEGPGTLRILTEDPDGFADGDRLLVAPNGTRVEIDELNPPLVLPETEHAFVVRRLADQAPWVIGRAGMEYRDLVPTRLGGAMIASHIRVPDGPVPDMVHFHKVGFQLIFCVRGWVDVLYEDQGGMRRLTAGDCFIQPPEIRHRVMHAADGIEVVEIGVPAEHITEIDHDMTLPTPHERPDREWQGQKFVHNLAKDGTFRPFRVPGFEARDTTICDNTQGVASVMVARPTGEEAPWTRHHGDILFNFVLAGEMTLEGEGKDPFRLTAGDAFVIPPKLATRYTGATTDLELLEVSLPGRFETEILQEESLPRRNEQTVQA; from the coding sequence ATGACGGAAACCCGTGCCGAGATACGATTGCCGACCGAAGACCTGGCGAAGGACCTGCCGTTCTTCACCAGGGTTCTGAAGATGCGGCTGGACATGATCTATCCGGCCGACAATCCGGAAATCGCGGTCTTTTCAGGTCACGGCCTGCGTGTTCGGGTCGAAAAAGGAGCGCCGGAAGGTCCGGGGACCTTGCGAATTCTGACCGAAGACCCGGATGGTTTTGCCGATGGAGACCGGTTGCTGGTCGCGCCCAATGGCACGCGTGTTGAAATCGATGAACTGAACCCGCCGTTGGTTCTGCCGGAGACCGAGCACGCCTTTGTGGTGCGCCGGTTGGCGGACCAGGCTCCCTGGGTGATCGGGCGCGCAGGCATGGAATACCGCGATCTGGTGCCGACACGGCTGGGTGGTGCGATGATCGCATCGCATATCCGGGTGCCGGATGGTCCTGTGCCGGACATGGTCCATTTCCACAAGGTTGGGTTTCAGCTGATCTTCTGCGTGCGTGGCTGGGTGGATGTTCTTTACGAAGACCAGGGCGGCATGCGCCGGCTGACGGCCGGGGACTGTTTCATCCAGCCGCCGGAAATCCGCCACCGGGTCATGCATGCGGCGGACGGGATCGAGGTGGTCGAGATCGGCGTTCCGGCGGAGCACATTACCGAAATCGATCACGACATGACCCTGCCGACGCCGCATGAGCGTCCCGACCGGGAATGGCAGGGCCAGAAATTCGTGCATAATCTGGCAAAGGACGGCACGTTCAGGCCGTTTCGCGTACCGGGCTTCGAGGCGCGGGACACGACCATTTGCGACAACACCCAGGGTGTCGCCTCCGTAATGGTGGCGCGGCCGACGGGGGAAGAGGCCCCCTGGACGCGCCATCACGGCGACATTCTGTTCAACTTTGTGCTGGCAGGCGAGATGACCCTTGAGGGCGAGGGCAAAGACCCTTTCCGCCTGACTGCCGGAGACGCCTTTGTGATCCCGCCGAAACTGGCGACCAGATACACGGGCGCAACGACCGACCTTGAGCTGCTGGAAGTCAGTTTGCCGGGCCGGTTCGAGACGGAAATCCTGCAGGAAGAAAGTTTGCCGAGGAGGAATGAGCAAACCGTGCAGGCGTGA
- a CDS encoding ABC transporter substrate-binding protein: MNRLMTFVAAAALMGAGTAAQADDTKIGILMDITGPIANFIPPLQNAANLAVKHVNDQGGLLGGNAVAVYGDTTGTAQGAVDAAQKLVNIENVPIVMGSLMSGTTIAAAEAAIIPAGVAQISPTATSPAMTDLQDDGLVFRIVPSDNYQGEILAKMVLEEGLNNVALTYVNNDYGVGIGQTFQAAYEAAGGKITAANKHEEKKDSYRSELASLAKGEPEALVVIAYAGDSGGKIVRQAIEGGLFTKFVGTDGLRDELLIENVGADALKTSFFSSPTSPAENPAQKTLHDAFNAEYGEGADKAFVDQTYDATFLALLAIEKAGSTDRAAMAQALRDVAMAPGEKVGPGEWEKAVALIKAGKDIDYDGASGAAEFDANGDVGGYIGKFVVDGDGYKQIAIVE; the protein is encoded by the coding sequence ATGAACAGACTGATGACTTTCGTGGCAGCCGCTGCCCTGATGGGGGCCGGTACTGCGGCTCAGGCCGATGACACCAAGATCGGCATCCTGATGGACATTACCGGACCGATTGCCAACTTCATTCCGCCGCTCCAGAACGCGGCCAACCTCGCGGTCAAGCATGTCAACGACCAGGGTGGCCTGCTGGGTGGCAACGCTGTCGCGGTTTATGGCGACACCACCGGCACCGCCCAGGGTGCGGTGGATGCCGCGCAGAAACTCGTCAACATCGAGAACGTACCTATTGTCATGGGCTCCTTGATGTCGGGCACCACGATTGCAGCGGCTGAAGCGGCGATCATTCCGGCCGGCGTCGCCCAGATCTCGCCGACGGCAACGTCACCGGCCATGACCGACCTGCAAGACGATGGCCTGGTCTTCCGCATTGTGCCCTCCGACAATTATCAGGGGGAAATCCTGGCCAAGATGGTTCTGGAAGAAGGCCTGAACAATGTCGCGCTCACCTATGTCAACAACGACTATGGCGTCGGCATCGGCCAGACCTTCCAGGCCGCCTATGAAGCCGCGGGCGGCAAGATCACCGCAGCCAACAAACACGAGGAAAAGAAGGACTCCTATCGCTCGGAACTGGCAAGTCTCGCCAAGGGAGAGCCGGAAGCACTCGTGGTGATCGCCTATGCCGGCGATAGTGGCGGCAAGATCGTGCGCCAGGCGATTGAAGGCGGGCTATTCACCAAGTTCGTCGGCACCGACGGTCTGCGGGATGAGCTCCTGATTGAAAATGTCGGAGCGGACGCGTTGAAGACCTCTTTCTTCTCCTCGCCGACGTCACCGGCGGAAAATCCGGCCCAGAAGACCCTGCATGATGCCTTCAACGCCGAATATGGCGAAGGCGCGGACAAGGCGTTTGTCGACCAGACCTATGATGCAACCTTCCTGGCGTTGCTGGCGATTGAAAAGGCCGGCTCCACCGATCGTGCGGCCATGGCTCAGGCCCTGCGGGATGTTGCCATGGCACCGGGTGAAAAGGTTGGTCCGGGTGAATGGGAAAAGGCCGTCGCGCTGATCAAGGCCGGCAAGGACATCGACTATGACGGTGCCAGCGGTGCTGCCGAGTTCGACGCCAATGGCGATGTCGGCGGTTACATAGGCAAGTTCGTCGTCGATGGCGATGGCTACAAGCAGATCGCGATTGTCGAATAA
- a CDS encoding ABC transporter ATP-binding protein, which produces MTEQLTVMGVTAGYGGPPIIEDISLAVEPGEIAVILGPNGAGKSTLLKTIFALTELSAGSIRLGDRDLTGAKTSALVPLGVSAVPQSKNVFATMSVAENLDVGTYAAPPKDKGATLDKVLTLFPDLRDKLKQPAGELSGGQRQMVAMGRALMCEPKLVLLDEPTAGLSPAYLERIFDLLLDIRKTGITILMVEQNARQALQIADHGHILVGGRNHVSGTGQELLADENVRRLFLGGAA; this is translated from the coding sequence ATGACGGAGCAGCTGACGGTTATGGGGGTGACCGCCGGCTACGGTGGCCCTCCGATCATCGAGGACATTTCTCTGGCGGTCGAGCCTGGCGAGATTGCCGTCATTCTGGGGCCGAACGGGGCAGGCAAGTCGACCTTGCTGAAGACAATCTTTGCGCTGACAGAACTCTCTGCAGGGTCGATCCGTCTTGGAGACAGGGACCTCACCGGTGCCAAAACCTCGGCGCTTGTGCCGCTGGGCGTTTCAGCGGTGCCCCAATCCAAAAACGTGTTTGCGACCATGTCGGTTGCCGAGAACCTGGATGTCGGGACCTATGCCGCGCCGCCGAAAGACAAGGGAGCGACACTCGACAAGGTGCTGACCCTGTTTCCGGACCTGAGGGACAAGCTCAAACAGCCTGCTGGGGAACTCTCGGGCGGTCAGCGCCAGATGGTCGCCATGGGCCGCGCCCTCATGTGCGAGCCCAAGCTGGTCCTTCTGGACGAACCCACGGCGGGTCTTTCCCCCGCTTATCTGGAGCGGATCTTCGATCTGCTGCTCGACATTCGCAAAACCGGGATCACGATCTTGATGGTGGAACAGAACGCGCGCCAGGCGCTTCAGATTGCCGATCATGGCCATATTCTGGTCGGGGGGCGCAATCACGTCAGCGGAACCGGACAGGAGCTTTTGGCTGACGAAAATGTCCGCCGTCTCTTTCTTGGAGGCGCGGCGTGA
- a CDS encoding ANTAR domain-containing response regulator, which translates to MSGGLSILVIDDNKIRASIIEEGLRDAGHDQVILVHQMDGLVRQIADINPDVIVIDLENPNRDRLEHMFQVSRAVQRPIAMFVDKADSQSIEAAVDAGVSAYIVDGLKRERVKPILDMAISRFRAFSKLTKDLEEARSELADRKTIDRAKGILMKSKGLTEQEAYDLLRRTAMNQSRKIIDVAQSLVIASGLLGD; encoded by the coding sequence ATGAGCGGCGGGCTTTCGATTCTGGTCATTGATGACAACAAGATCCGGGCATCCATCATTGAAGAGGGATTGCGCGATGCCGGGCATGACCAGGTTATTCTCGTGCACCAGATGGACGGCCTGGTGCGCCAGATCGCGGACATCAATCCGGACGTCATTGTCATTGATCTTGAAAACCCCAATCGGGACCGGCTGGAGCACATGTTCCAGGTCTCGCGCGCGGTGCAAAGACCGATTGCCATGTTTGTCGACAAGGCAGACAGTCAGTCGATCGAAGCGGCCGTCGATGCGGGGGTATCGGCCTATATTGTCGACGGGTTGAAGCGCGAACGGGTCAAGCCGATCCTCGATATGGCAATCAGCCGTTTCCGGGCCTTTTCAAAGCTGACCAAGGATCTGGAAGAGGCGCGCTCCGAGCTTGCCGACCGCAAGACCATCGATCGCGCCAAGGGCATTCTCATGAAATCCAAGGGGCTGACCGAGCAGGAGGCTTACGATCTTCTGCGGCGGACAGCCATGAACCAGAGCCGAAAGATCATCGACGTGGCCCAAAGCCTGGTGATTGCAAGCGGACTGCTGGGAGACTAG
- a CDS encoding GntR family transcriptional regulator, which translates to MTSNKADPAPSSGQSTSAQIHDVLMGRIQRGELVQGVRLVDTAVAAEFGVSRMPARDALMRLAHEGYLEPTTRGFVLPRLDHQEILEIFDLRRLLEPRAAALAAQAFSETELAALGETLNDARSAMAVGDAERLFRACEIFRNGWIDAVPNGSLRKALQRYMTQVQAVRLMTFADGDNHPLIVEGNARLYEAFCRRDAVAASDRILRFVFDGEAAYLAAHEAAQKDKAAAPAKAG; encoded by the coding sequence ATGACATCCAACAAAGCCGACCCGGCGCCTTCAAGCGGGCAAAGCACCAGCGCTCAGATCCATGACGTTCTGATGGGGCGCATTCAGCGCGGTGAACTGGTGCAGGGCGTGCGTTTGGTCGACACGGCCGTTGCGGCGGAGTTTGGTGTCTCGCGCATGCCTGCCCGGGATGCCCTGATGCGTCTGGCGCATGAGGGCTATCTGGAGCCGACGACGCGCGGGTTTGTCCTTCCGCGGCTCGATCATCAGGAAATTCTCGAGATTTTTGATCTGCGCCGGCTGCTGGAACCCCGTGCGGCGGCTCTGGCGGCGCAGGCGTTCTCGGAAACGGAGCTGGCCGCGCTGGGTGAAACGCTGAACGACGCGCGGTCCGCCATGGCGGTGGGAGACGCGGAGCGGCTGTTTCGCGCCTGTGAGATATTCCGAAACGGCTGGATCGATGCGGTGCCGAACGGTTCCTTGCGCAAGGCCCTGCAGCGCTACATGACCCAGGTCCAGGCTGTGCGCCTGATGACCTTTGCCGATGGCGACAATCACCCGCTGATCGTCGAAGGCAATGCGCGTCTCTACGAGGCTTTCTGCCGCCGGGATGCCGTGGCCGCGTCCGACAGAATTCTACGCTTCGTCTTTGATGGCGAGGCAGCCTATCTCGCCGCCCATGAGGCGGCACAAAAAGACAAAGCCGCTGCACCTGCCAAGGCAGGGTGA
- a CDS encoding aminotransferase class V-fold PLP-dependent enzyme, with the protein MSTRKDGYFLYHSIGQYPEKEADLAAAMTDLGAVWSASNDRQWPYLLGKRAEFIDLWRQLLGAPSGSVTTCENVTQGVHMFLTALPENRLKGQKVLVGEDCFPSNHFLLTRLQDRFDFDLVTVRARQGADWVADEDMIAEWDSDVAFALITWVSSTTSHRVNLENLVSHGRAKGSLIGVDITQAAGLLPFSVAAPEVDFAVSTSLKWMCGTPGAGAFYVHPDLIPECKPELRGWFSQDNPFNWDIDAFDYAPDIRRFDNGTPAILPAAATVPALKWHRDADTDAILAHNRRLSDLLIAGIDDIGLKLLTPRAEQERGGSLMISLGADAEAGRALDDLGRAGFSADTRGATLRLSPGVQTTEEACREVLEVLKSSVSAAV; encoded by the coding sequence ATGAGCACCAGAAAAGACGGCTATTTCCTCTATCATTCGATTGGCCAGTATCCGGAGAAGGAAGCGGATCTCGCTGCAGCAATGACAGACCTTGGTGCAGTGTGGAGCGCCTCAAACGACCGGCAATGGCCTTATCTTCTGGGCAAGCGCGCAGAGTTCATTGATCTTTGGCGACAGCTGCTTGGCGCACCGTCCGGATCGGTCACGACCTGCGAGAATGTCACGCAAGGCGTGCACATGTTTCTGACCGCCCTGCCCGAAAATCGGCTCAAGGGTCAAAAGGTACTGGTGGGGGAAGACTGCTTTCCGTCAAACCATTTTCTCCTGACCCGCCTGCAGGATCGCTTCGATTTTGACCTGGTCACAGTTCGGGCGCGCCAGGGGGCGGATTGGGTCGCCGACGAGGACATGATTGCCGAATGGGACAGTGACGTTGCCTTTGCCCTGATCACCTGGGTCAGTTCGACAACTTCGCACCGGGTCAACCTGGAAAATCTCGTGTCTCATGGACGCGCCAAGGGCAGTCTGATCGGCGTCGACATCACCCAGGCCGCTGGATTGCTGCCTTTCTCGGTCGCGGCGCCCGAGGTTGATTTTGCCGTCTCGACCAGCCTGAAATGGATGTGCGGTACACCAGGCGCAGGCGCGTTCTATGTTCACCCGGATCTGATCCCGGAGTGCAAGCCGGAGCTGCGCGGCTGGTTCAGCCAGGACAACCCGTTCAACTGGGACATCGACGCCTTCGACTACGCGCCGGATATCCGGCGCTTCGACAATGGCACGCCGGCCATTTTGCCCGCTGCTGCAACGGTCCCGGCGCTCAAGTGGCACAGGGATGCCGACACAGATGCCATCCTGGCACATAACAGGCGTCTTTCGGATCTGCTGATTGCCGGCATTGACGACATCGGACTGAAGCTTCTCACGCCGCGCGCTGAACAGGAGCGCGGTGGCAGCCTGATGATTTCGCTCGGCGCTGACGCGGAGGCAGGCCGTGCACTGGACGATCTTGGCAGGGCCGGCTTTTCCGCCGACACGCGCGGCGCCACACTGCGCTTGTCTCCGGGCGTCCAGACGACGGAAGAGGCCTGCCGGGAAGTGCTCGAGGTTCTGAAATCATCGGTGAGCGCTGCCGTTTGA
- a CDS encoding branched-chain amino acid ABC transporter permease, with protein MELTGLFFYLVSLLILGGIYALLCLALNIQWGMGGLFNAGIAGFYGVGAYSSAILTTAASSKHLGGFSLPVPIGLLGAAVIAGLAGWAVARICVRLKSDYLAMASIGIAEILRLVIVNEDWLTNGSLGLSRIPRPFGDLATGRMSDVVFLGFVWVVVLLVYLASSRLYDSPWGRSLRAIRDNETSAAAAGKNVEKFRIQTFVIGCAVMGIAGGLSAHYFRFLSPTATDPLLVTFLVWVMLMAGGSGNNRGAILGALSIWTLWSVTEIFTNRLPPEWATRSSFIRMLLVGLLLQVVLQKFRAGLLPEKSPPVKFRKEETGSGG; from the coding sequence ATGGAACTGACCGGTCTCTTCTTCTATCTCGTCAGTCTGCTGATCCTGGGCGGGATCTACGCCCTGTTGTGTCTTGCGCTTAACATCCAGTGGGGCATGGGCGGTTTGTTCAATGCCGGGATTGCGGGTTTTTATGGCGTCGGCGCTTATTCCTCCGCCATCCTGACGACAGCCGCTTCGTCCAAGCATCTTGGCGGGTTCAGTCTGCCTGTGCCGATCGGTCTTCTGGGGGCGGCCGTCATTGCCGGTCTGGCGGGCTGGGCTGTTGCCAGGATCTGCGTCCGGCTCAAGAGCGATTACCTGGCCATGGCGTCCATCGGCATTGCCGAGATCCTGCGGCTGGTCATCGTCAACGAGGACTGGCTCACCAATGGAAGTCTGGGGCTCTCCAGAATTCCGCGCCCCTTCGGCGATCTGGCAACGGGCCGCATGAGCGACGTTGTGTTTCTCGGGTTCGTCTGGGTGGTGGTGTTGCTGGTGTATTTGGCCTCCAGCCGGCTTTACGACAGTCCCTGGGGGCGCAGCCTCAGGGCCATCCGGGACAATGAAACGTCGGCCGCTGCCGCCGGCAAGAATGTCGAGAAATTCCGGATCCAGACCTTCGTGATCGGTTGCGCGGTGATGGGGATCGCCGGCGGCCTGTCGGCGCATTACTTCCGCTTCCTGTCGCCGACCGCAACCGATCCGCTGCTGGTTACGTTCCTCGTCTGGGTAATGCTGATGGCCGGTGGCTCCGGCAACAACCGGGGCGCCATCCTGGGGGCGCTCAGCATCTGGACGCTCTGGTCGGTCACCGAGATCTTCACCAACCGTCTGCCGCCGGAATGGGCAACGCGCAGCTCCTTCATTCGCATGCTGCTGGTCGGTTTGTTGCTGCAAGTGGTGCTGCAGAAATTCCGCGCCGGGCTGTTGCCGGAGAAATCACCGCCGGTGAAGTTCCGGAAAGAGGAGACGGGGTCGGGCGGTTAG
- a CDS encoding CmpA/NrtA family ABC transporter substrate-binding protein, which translates to METHLTPVIAGFIPLLDCAVLAVAREKGFAEQEGIDLKLIRETSWANIRDRIAVGHFDVAHMLAPMPIAATLNLTSLAVPMLAPMVLGLGGNAITVSKTLWGEMRERGADQNGGPASTGQALASVVTRRLEATDPPLRFGVVHPFSGHAYELRYWLAAAGIDPDGHVEISVLAPQLMADALAAGQLDGYCVGEPWNTAAVLAGTGRIVTYKQAIWPDSPEKVLGVTRKWAAAHPVTLSAMMRALARAADWCADPANRSTLAEILAGPDYLACPEELCLPALSGEIRLGDGVTRSIPDFLVFSGGVKGAPAPAQGVWFYRQMARWNQASHTAEDEAEVSALFSPQAYLEALQIEAAPEDRSPQLFDRPKR; encoded by the coding sequence ATGGAAACGCATCTGACACCCGTCATTGCCGGGTTCATTCCGCTCCTCGACTGCGCCGTGCTGGCAGTCGCCAGGGAGAAGGGTTTTGCGGAACAGGAGGGCATTGACCTGAAGCTGATCCGCGAAACCTCCTGGGCCAACATTCGCGATCGGATCGCCGTTGGGCATTTCGACGTTGCACACATGCTGGCGCCCATGCCGATCGCCGCAACGCTCAACCTGACCAGCCTGGCCGTTCCGATGCTCGCACCGATGGTGCTCGGCCTCGGCGGCAATGCGATCACGGTTTCCAAGACGCTTTGGGGGGAAATGCGGGAACGCGGTGCGGACCAGAATGGAGGCCCGGCGTCGACAGGTCAGGCTCTTGCGTCCGTCGTCACCCGCAGACTTGAGGCAACTGACCCACCCTTGCGTTTCGGCGTCGTGCACCCCTTCTCAGGCCATGCCTATGAGCTTCGCTACTGGCTTGCGGCAGCAGGGATCGACCCGGACGGGCATGTCGAGATTTCCGTTCTGGCCCCGCAGCTCATGGCCGACGCACTGGCGGCGGGGCAGCTGGACGGCTATTGCGTCGGCGAACCCTGGAACACCGCTGCCGTTCTGGCCGGAACCGGGCGCATAGTCACCTACAAACAGGCAATCTGGCCGGACAGTCCCGAGAAGGTCCTTGGCGTGACGCGGAAATGGGCGGCAGCTCACCCGGTCACGTTGTCGGCCATGATGCGCGCTCTTGCCCGCGCTGCCGACTGGTGCGCGGATCCCGCCAATCGAAGCACGCTCGCAGAGATCCTCGCCGGTCCGGATTATCTGGCCTGCCCTGAAGAGCTGTGCCTGCCGGCGCTGAGTGGCGAGATCAGGCTCGGAGATGGGGTGACCAGGTCGATCCCGGACTTCCTGGTCTTCTCCGGCGGCGTGAAAGGAGCGCCTGCACCCGCGCAAGGCGTCTGGTTCTACCGGCAGATGGCGCGCTGGAACCAGGCCAGTCATACGGCGGAAGACGAAGCGGAAGTCAGCGCACTTTTTTCGCCGCAAGCCTATCTGGAAGCGCTGCAGATCGAAGCGGCACCGGAAGACCGGTCACCGCAGCTCTTTGACAGGCCGAAGCGGTGA
- a CDS encoding branched-chain amino acid ABC transporter permease: MIEFINFYLFPALTIGSIYALGAVGISMIFGILRFAHFAHGDLMTLGTYGILAAAAVMPVNPLLLIPFGMALTIVSALFVDRYFYQPLRSLPTIYTVISSFGIALVFRSVIQLVWGSENQVFSSGVKPPLVLFDTIRVSVLHLQAIVATAVIAVLLHFFLTMTRTGRSMRAVADDPELAEVSGLDTAKVVRWTWIIGAALAAVAGAFAALNTSAHPNLGWNLLLPMFAAAILGGIGKPMGAMAGGFIIGLAEELSSYHWIGDEALISPSYKTAVAFICMIALLIFRPQGLFKGRLL; the protein is encoded by the coding sequence GTGATCGAGTTCATCAATTTCTATCTGTTTCCGGCGCTCACCATAGGCAGCATCTACGCGCTGGGCGCCGTCGGCATCTCGATGATTTTCGGGATCCTGCGCTTTGCCCATTTTGCCCATGGCGATCTGATGACGCTCGGCACCTACGGGATCCTGGCGGCCGCGGCCGTCATGCCGGTCAATCCGCTGTTGCTGATCCCCTTTGGTATGGCCCTGACGATTGTCTCCGCGCTTTTTGTCGACCGCTATTTCTACCAGCCGCTCAGGTCCCTGCCGACGATCTACACGGTGATTTCCTCCTTTGGCATTGCGCTTGTGTTCCGGTCCGTCATCCAGCTTGTCTGGGGCTCTGAAAACCAGGTGTTTTCATCCGGCGTGAAGCCGCCACTGGTCTTGTTCGACACGATAAGGGTGTCCGTGTTGCATCTGCAGGCAATTGTGGCGACAGCGGTCATTGCCGTGCTGCTGCATTTTTTCCTGACCATGACCCGCACCGGACGGTCCATGCGCGCGGTGGCCGATGATCCCGAACTGGCTGAAGTCTCGGGCCTGGATACGGCAAAGGTGGTGCGCTGGACCTGGATCATCGGTGCGGCCCTGGCGGCGGTTGCTGGCGCGTTTGCCGCATTGAACACCAGTGCGCATCCCAATCTCGGCTGGAACCTGCTTCTGCCGATGTTTGCCGCGGCGATCCTGGGCGGGATCGGCAAGCCCATGGGGGCAATGGCCGGCGGCTTCATCATCGGTCTGGCCGAGGAGCTTTCCTCCTATCACTGGATCGGGGACGAGGCGCTGATCTCGCCGTCCTACAAAACCGCCGTGGCCTTCATCTGCATGATCGCGCTTCTGATCTTTAGGCCACAGGGCCTCTTCAAGGGGAGGCTGCTCTGA
- a CDS encoding DoxX family protein: MANLDVTAGAQGTDGALNKSLEGLAPLAARFLIAPLFLLSGLNKLGSAEATIAWIDAAGLPFATLGYIAAVVVEIFGSLALIAGFKTRYVAAIMALFTVAAALAFHNQLGDQNQFIHFFKNIAIAGGLLQIVAFGAGRFSLDALRK; this comes from the coding sequence ATGGCTAATCTCGATGTAACTGCTGGTGCACAAGGCACCGACGGTGCGCTGAACAAGTCCCTTGAAGGTCTTGCTCCGCTTGCCGCGCGCTTTCTGATCGCACCGCTTTTCCTGCTTTCCGGTCTCAACAAGCTGGGCTCCGCCGAGGCAACCATTGCCTGGATCGATGCAGCCGGCTTGCCTTTTGCAACACTCGGCTACATCGCGGCCGTGGTTGTGGAGATCTTCGGCAGCCTTGCGCTGATTGCCGGCTTCAAGACCCGTTACGTGGCAGCCATCATGGCGCTGTTCACGGTGGCTGCCGCGCTGGCCTTCCACAATCAGCTCGGCGATCAGAACCAGTTCATTCACTTCTTCAAGAACATTGCAATCGCGGGCGGTCTCCTGCAGATCGTTGCGTTCGGAGCCGGCCGGTTCAGCCTGGACGCCCTGCGCAAATAA
- a CDS encoding ABC transporter ATP-binding protein translates to MIQLDKICVDFGGLRAVDQASFDIGAGRITGLIGPNGAGKTTAFNVIAGAIRPSSGRVLLEGHDITRLKPHERAAAGLARTFQIPHEFDRLSVLENLMAAAAAPEGENVFNVVFRRGRFAAEERAVYDRARETIKLLELEHVIDEQAGNLSGGQKKLVELGRALMRDPKIILLDEIGAGINRTLLGKLADKILMLNRERGLTFCLIEHDLDYVSKLCDHVLVMAQGTLLTEGTVEDVRNDERVIEAYFGGGKYEVQI, encoded by the coding sequence GTGATCCAGCTGGACAAGATCTGCGTCGATTTCGGCGGTTTGCGGGCGGTTGACCAGGCAAGCTTCGACATCGGCGCAGGCCGCATCACCGGTCTGATCGGGCCCAATGGTGCGGGCAAGACAACGGCCTTCAACGTCATTGCCGGGGCGATCCGGCCCAGTTCCGGCCGGGTGCTGCTGGAAGGGCACGACATCACGCGGCTGAAACCCCACGAGCGGGCAGCGGCGGGCCTCGCGCGCACGTTCCAGATCCCGCATGAATTCGACCGGCTCTCGGTGCTTGAAAACCTGATGGCAGCGGCGGCCGCGCCCGAGGGGGAAAATGTCTTCAATGTCGTTTTCCGGCGCGGCCGTTTTGCCGCCGAGGAGCGGGCGGTCTATGACCGGGCGCGCGAAACGATCAAGCTCCTGGAACTGGAACATGTCATTGACGAGCAGGCCGGCAACCTGTCGGGCGGGCAGAAGAAACTCGTCGAGCTTGGCCGGGCCCTGATGCGTGATCCCAAGATCATCCTGCTGGATGAAATCGGCGCCGGCATCAACCGGACGCTGCTGGGCAAACTGGCGGACAAGATCCTGATGCTGAACCGGGAGCGGGGGCTCACCTTCTGCCTGATCGAACACGATCTCGACTATGTCTCGAAGCTTTGCGACCACGTTCTGGTCATGGCCCAGGGCACCCTGTTGACCGAGGGAACGGTGGAAGACGTGCGCAACGACGAGCGCGTGATCGAAGCCTATTTCGGCGGCGGCAAATACGAGGTCCAGATATGA